TTGACGGCGAAATTCAAAAATGCTGAACATGTGTTCAGCAAATGATAATTCCGTTGGGGAGACAATCATGTCCGTAGACGTTCTGACCCGCGTGGTCGCAGAACAGATCAAGCCGTCGATCGGCAGCCGCGTCCTGAATTCCAAGGCAGAGCTTCTGTCGGGTGAACTCGGCCCGAAACTTCGCGCCCTGCTCGAAGAACGCGGCGTTCTGGTGTTCCCCAAGATCAACTTCACCGATGAAGAGCAGATCGCCTTCACCAAGACCATGGGTACGTTCGCGCCCGAGCACCGCGGCGGCGAAGAAATCCACAAGATCACGCTGGACGTGAAGGAAAATCCGCAGAGCGCGGAATACCTCAAGGGGTCGCTCTACTGGCACATCGACGGCACCATGAACAGCGTGCCGATCCTGGCCTCGCTGCTGTCGTGCAAGGTCCCGGCGACCTGGGGCGGCAACACCGGTTTCTGCAACACCTACGCCGCCTACGAGGCCCTGTCTGACGAGGACAAGGCCAAATACGAGGCGATGCGCGTGGCCCACTCGGTCTGGGCGACCGTGTTCTACTACGAGCCCGAACCGAGCCTGGCCAAGCTGAAGGGCATGCAGGCGATCGGCGAGAACGAGTTGCCGCTGGTGTGGAAGCACGCCTCGGGCCGCAAGTCGCTGGTGATCGGCTGCACCGCGCACCGCGTCGTCAACGTCCCGGCCGACGAGAGCGCCCGGGTCATCGTCGGCCTGCGCGAATGGGCCACTCAGGAAGAGTTCAGCTACAGCCACGAATGGAGCGTCGGCGACCTGGTGATCTGGGACAACACTGGCACCATGCACCGCGCCGAGGCCTATGATCCCAAGTGCAACCGCATGATGCACCGCACCAAGCTGCAGGGCGAAGAGCCCTTCGAGTAGGTCGCGGGCGTCTTGCGCCAAGCCAAGAGCGCGCTCGATCCTGATGGGATCGAGCGCGTTTTCGTTTGGGAGCCCTACTTCTCGTCCGCCGGCTTGGGCAGGCTCAGGAGCGCCAGGCTGCTGGCGGCCATGAAGGCGACGGTCAGCCACAGGAACGGGCCGTAGCCGTGATAGCGGTCGAAGACGGCTGACGCGGTGAGCGGGCCCAGCGAGGTGCCGACCGACAGCGCGGCCAGCAGCCCGCCATAGAGCGCGCCGAAGTTCTTCAGGCCGAAATGCCGGGTGGTCAGGTAGACGATGACGTCGACCTCGGCCCCCAGGGTCAAGCCGATCAGGATCGCCGCGGCGGCCTGCGGCAGGGCCGCGTCGCCCGAGACCAGTAACAGGATCGAACCGATCGCCGGCAGCATGAAGGCCCCCGCCCCCACCAGCGATCCCCGGAACCGGTCCAGCAGCAGGCCGGTCACCAGTCGCCCGGCGATCGACGAGAAGCCCACCAGCGAGGCGATGCCCGCGGCGCGCAGCGGATCCGCGCCCCGGTCGGTCAGGATCGGCACGAAATGCACGACCAGGGCGATGATGGTGAAGGTGAACAACAGGCTGGCCAGCAGCAGCCGCAGATAGATCGTCGACTTCAGGCCCTGGGCCAGGCTGACGCCCGCCAGCTCGCGCCGTTCCTCGCGCGCGACGTTCCTGGCCGGCTTGTCGTGCGCGCCCCGGAAGAACAGGAAGATCATCGGAAAGACGATCGCCACCCAGATGGCCGCCTGGATCACCACCGCCGTCTGCCAGCCGTGCATCTTGATCAGCCAGCTGCCCAGCAGCGGAAAGACCGCCGCCGCCACCGAGGCGCCGCACAGGGTCACGGCGAAGGCCAGGCCGCGCGAGGCCTCGAAGCGGGTAGCCACGGCGCTGGTCCAGATCGTGGCCTGCACCGGCAGGGTGGCGACGGCCAGCAGGCCCCAGAGCAGGAACCAGTTGCCCCGGTCGCCGGTCGCGGTCCCCAGCAACGCGAACGCTCCGGTGGTCAGCAGGATGCCCGCCAGGCCGAACAGGCGCGGTCCCAGCCGGTCCACCGCCACGCCGATCGGCAGGCTGAACACCGCCTGGACCAGGGTGGCGATCGTCAGGCCGAAGGTCGTCTGGGTGCGCGACCAGCCGAAAGTCTCGCTGATCGGGCCGATATAGGGGCCCAGGCCGTAGATGTGGATGACGCTGGTGGCGTAGCCCAGCGCCGCGGCGATCGGCAGCATGTAGTGGCGTCGCCACTCCGCGGTGGCCCCCGTTGCCGTCATGATCGTCGCCCCCCGTTTGTTGTTGTGGTTGGACCGCTAGAGCGGCCTCAACTCATCTCGAAATGTTCCATGCCGCCCCCGATCGTGAAGGGACCCAGCAGCTCGCGAAATTCCTGGAACAGCGACGCCGTCGTGAAGGCCACGTGGGCGTCCATCGTCTCCCAGGTGATCAGCAGCATGAACTTTGCGCGGGTTCTCGACCCCGCGCCCCAGGCGCACGTCGCTGGCCCCGGCCACGCCCGACAGCAGCGGCACGCCGCGCTCGGTCATGGCCGCCGCGAAGGCCTCTTCCGAGCCGTCCTTGATCAGCAGCTCGGCGCGCTCGACCAGCATGGCCTAGCCGATCGAACGCGGCGCGCCCGTCCCCATGAACTTGGCCAGGTTGTAGTGCAGGCTGGCGACCGAGCGCTCCATGTAGGGATTGGGCTGGGTGCCCCGGAAGCCGATGTTCTTCATGCCCTGCTGGACGGCCTGCATGTTGGCGAAATCCTGCTGCAGCACCGGCGGCCAATCCTCGGCCTTGGTGTAGTCCCACTCGGTCGCCGGCTCCTCGCCCTTCGGGAACAGCTCGTAGACCGCCGCCTCGAAGACGCACATGTCCGGATCGTCGCCGTACGGACGGGCGCTGTAGCAGAGCAGGTTGTTGACGGCGTGGCCGATCTGGAAGTTCGGGAAGATCTGCCAGGCGGTGCCGGCCTTGGCGGTGTGCGAGGGCTCGACCGTCGGCCAGACCACGCCACGCTTGGCGTCATGCTCGCGCGCCGACTTCAGCCAGTGAGCGAACACCTGCGGGCCGGGCGTGCCCTCGGGCAGTTCGTCCTTCAAACGGTTGGCCGCGTCGACCAGGGTCTGGGTGGTGTTGGTGTTGGCGTTGGCCCAGGTGAAGTTCTGCAGCTCGGCCGTGGTGATGCGCGGATCACCGTTCGTGCCCAGGCGCAGCTTGGCCGCGTCCTCTTCCAGGTCCTTGGGCGCCTCGTAGCCGATGTTGGTGTGCAGGCCGTGGTTGCGGGCCCAGCCGCGGAACTGGCCGAACTCGAGGAATTCGGGGTGGGTGCTGGCCACGTGGTAGGTCTCGGAGAACGCCTCCATCGCGACCTTCCAGTTGCAGTTGAAGACGATCCACTTGCGCCAGCGGAACCGCATGTTCTGGGTCTCGAACGGATCGAGCATGGCGGGAACGGGATTCAGATACTGGGCCAGCGGCGCGGCGTTCGGATCCAGGTTGATCCAGATCCAGCCGCCCCACGTGTCGACCTGCACCTTGCCCAGGCTGGTGCGCTCTTCGGTCAGCGCGCCCTGCCAGTCGTCCTTGTGTTCGAGATAGGTGCAGCGGCCTTCCAGATTGAAGGTCCAGGCGTGGAAGCCGCAGACGAAGCTGGCCCGCTTGCCGACCGCGTTGCGCTTGCCCGGCGGGGTGTCGATCAGGCGGCGCCCCCGGTGCGGGCAGACGTTGTGATAGGCGCGGATCTCGTCGGGACCGGCGCGCGTGATGATCACCGAGTCCACGCCGATGTCGTAGGTGATGTAGCTACCGACCTCGGGGATTTCCTCGATGCGTCCGGCCTGCAGCCAGGTCTTGCGCCACAGCTTGTCCTGCTCGGCGCGGGCGTAGTCCTTGGAGACATAGGCCTCGGCGGGGACGGTGACCGGCCCGACCAGGTCGTCGGCGCTCTCGGCGATCTTGCCCATCTTGGTCATGTCGCGTCCTCACTTGCGCAAAGACCATTTGATAGCACCGCGCGGGGGCGACCCCGTATCGCTACCGCGATTTCCAGTCCGGCGAGCGCTTTTCGGCGAAGGCGCGCGGCCCCTCCTGGGCGTCCTCGCTGCGATAGGTGAATTCCGACGCGTGGCGAGCGGCCTGCAGGGCGGCGGCGCGGCCCATCTCGGTGGCCAGCATCACCGTGTCGCGGCCGGCCTTCACCGACAGCGGGGCGCCATCGAGGATCTCGTGGGCCAGCTCCAGCGCCTTGTCCATCAAGGCGGCGGGCTCGGCCAGGCGGTTAACCAGGCCGATTTCGTAGGCGCGCTGGGCGGTGATCGGCTTACCGGTCAGGATGATCTCCATCATGATCCGCTGGGGGATCATGTGGATCAGCGGCGCGGCCCAAGGCGAGCTGCGGCCGACCTTGACCTCGGTGATCGCGAACCTGGCCTCGGTGCTGGCCACGCACAGGTCGCAGGCCTGGGCGATCATCCAGCCGCCGGCGAAGGCCACGCCGTTGACGGCCGCGATGGTCGGCTTGGACAGCTCGATATTGTCGCCCGGCACCGGGAACATGTCGCGCGGCGGAACCTGTAGCCCGCGCTCGACCATCTCCTTCAGGTCGCCGCCCGCGCAGAAGGCCTTCTCCCCTGCCCCGGTCAGGATGGCCACGCGCAGGGCCGAGTCGCGCTCGAAGCGGTCCCAGGCGGCGAACAGGCCGTCGCGGACCTCCTTGCCCAGGGCGTTGCGCTGTTCGGGGCGGTTGATGGTGATGATCGCGATCCCGTCGTCGCGGGCGTCGAACAGGACGGCGTCGCTCATCAGAAGCCTCGTTGCTGGATGGTGTGCGCCGCGCGGCTCAAGTCTTCCTGGAAGGAAGGATGGGCGATGGCGATCAGGCGGCGGGTGCGCTCGGCCAGGGTCTGGCCCTTCAGCTCGGCCGCGCCGAACTCGGTGACGATGACGTCGACGTCGCTGCGCGCCGTGGTCACCGGGCCCGACAAGGCCGGAACGATGCGGCTGATCGCGCCGTCCTTGGCGGTGGCCGGGAGAGCAATGATCGAGCAGCCGCCGGGCGAGCGTGCGCCGGCCCGGACGAAATCGACCTGCCCCCCGGTGCCGCCCATATAGGCCGCGCCGCTCTGCTCGGCGTTGACCTGGCCGGTCAGGTCGACCTCCAGCGCCGAGTTGATCGTGACCAGGCGCTCCAGTCGGGCCAGCACCGCCGCGTCGTGGGTGTAGCTGGTCGCGCACATGCGGATGGCGGCGTTGCGGTGGGCGAAGTCGTAGAGCTTGCGCGTGCCGATCAAGGCGCCGTTGATCGAGACGCCGGTGTCGATGGCCTTGCGGGCGTTGGTGACGACGCCGGCCTCGACCAGCTCGACCAGGCCATCGCCCAGCATGCCCGAATGGACGCCCAGGTCCTTGCGGTCGTGCAGCAGGCGCAGGATGGCGTCCGGCACCGCGCCGACGCCGGTCTGGATCACCGCGCCATCGCCGATATAGGCGGCGGCGTGCTTGGCGATGGCTTCGTCGGTCGGACCGATCCTGGCCGGCGCGACTTCCACTGGGCCTCGCGAGACGTGAACAGCGCAATGGATCCGCGCCGCCGGCAGCAGTTCGCCGAAGGTGTAGGGCACCTGGTCGTTGACCTCGGCGATCACCACGCGGGCCTTGTCGACGGTGGCGCGCACGTGGTCGGCGACCAGGCCGAAGCTGTGGTTTCCCTCGGAATCCGCCGGACTGACCTGGACGAAGGCCACGTCGCAGCCGATCAGTCCCTCGGCGATCATCGGCCCCAGCTGGCTGACATGGGCGGGGATGACCCCCAGCTTGCCGGCCTTGGTCATCGACCGCAGCGCGCCGATGGCGCCCATGCTGGTCAGGGAAAAGCTGTCGGCCGTCTCCGGCGTGAACAGGCCCGAGAAGCTGGTGGCGATGAAGGCCGACAGGTCGCCGATGTCCCGACCCTGGGCAATCAGCGCCTCGACCAGGGTCGTCGGCTCGCCACAGGCCTGGCCGATGACGATGCGGTCGCCCGAACGGACGAATTGGCTCAGGTCAAGCCCGGCAGCGTCCGTGACCACGGTCACGACTGTTCCGCCAGGGCCAGCAGCGCCTGGGCGCGAGCCAGGTAGGGCCGGTCCAGCATGCCGCCCTTGTAACCGATCGTGCCGACGCCAGGATTGGCGGCGAACAGGTCGACGACTTCCTGGGCGTAGGCGATCTCTTCGGCGGTCGGGCTGAAGGCGGCGTTGATGACGTCGACTTGGGCCGGGTGGATGGCCAGCATGCCGCGATAGCCGTCGCGCCGCACCTGCTCGGCCCGAGTCTTCAGCTTCTCCAGGTCGCGGAAGTCGCCTTGGATAGTCTCGATGGGCGTCACCCGGGCGGCCGAGGCGCCCAACAGGCACAGGCTGCGGGCCAGCTGGTAGGTGAAGGCGTACCCGCCGTCGGGATTGCGGTTCTCGCTGGCGCCCAGGGCGTCGGCCAGATCCTCGGCGCCCCAGGTCATGGCGACCAGACGCGGCGCGCCGGCGTAGTCGCCGGTGGTGAACATGCCCTCGGCCGTCTCGGTGACCAGGGCGATGACCTTGGTCGCGCCCTGCTCGATGCCGTTGGCGGCCTCGAACGCCGACAGGTAGTGGTCCAGCAGTTCGACGTCGCCCCGCCCGAGCGACTTGGGCAGCATGATCCCGCCGGGACGCCCCGGCATGATCGCCGCCAGGTCGGTCAAGGTGTGCGGTCCGTCCAGCGGATTGACCCGCACCCACAGCCGCGAGCGGTCTTCAGGCTGCCGGGACAGGAACTCGGCGACCACACGGCGGGCCGTGGGTTTCTCCTCGGGCGCCACGGCGTCTTCCAGGTCGAAGATGACGATGTCGGCCGAGCCTGCGGTCGCCTTCTCCATCTTCTTTTCGCTGTCGCCCGGCGCGAAGAGCCAGGAGCGCATCTTCAGCGGGGTGTCTTTGGCCGTGGTCATCAATGCTTCCCGCTCAGTAGGATTTCGGCAGTTCCAGGACCTTCTCGGCCAGGTAGTTGAGGATCATGTGCGGGCTGACCGGCGCGGTCCTGGGGATCAGGCTTTCGCGCACGTAACGTTCCACATGATACTCCGCCGCGTAGCCCATGCCGCCCAGGGTGAGCATGGCGGTGTGGCAGGCCTCGAAGCCGAACTCGCCGGCCAGGTACTTGGCCGCATTGGCCTCGACACCGCAATCCTCGCCCTTGTCGAACAGGTTGGCCGCCTTCATCGCCATCAGATTGGCGGCCTCCAGCTGGGCCCAGCACTTGGCCAGCGGATGCTGGATGCCCTGGTTCTGGCCGATGGGCCGATCAAAGACGATCCGCTCGCGGGCGTAGCGGGCGGCGCGCTTGATCGCCGCTCGCCCCAACCCAACAGCCTCCGAAGCCAGCAGCACCCGCTCGGGGTTCAGTCCGTGCAGGATGATCTTGAAGCCCTCGCCCTCGGGCCCGATGCGGTCCTCTTCCGGGATCCACAGGTCCTCGATGAACAGCATGTTCGAGTCGATCGCGTGGCGGCCCATCTTGTGGATCAGCCGCACGTCGATCTTTGAGCGGTCGAAGTCGGTGTAGAACAGCGACAGCCCCTCGGTCTTGCGCTTGACCTGGTCGATCGGTGTCGTGCGGGCCAGCAGCAGCATCTTGTTGGAGACCTGGGCCGTCGAGATCCAGATCTTCTCGCCATTGACCAGATAGCCGCCGTCCTTGCGCTCGGCGCGGGTCTTCAGCGCCGTGGTGTTGAGGCCGGCGTTGGGTTCGGTGACGGCGAAGCAAGCCTTGTCCTGGCCGCTGATGATCCCCGGGATCGAGCGCTGCTTCTGGTCTTCCGTGCCGAACAGGATGATCGGCTGCAGGCCGAAGATGTTGATGTGCACCGCCGAGGCGCCGCTCATGCCCGCGCCGGACTCGGCGATGGCCTGCATCATGATCGAGGCTTCGGTGATGCCCAGGCCCGAGCCGCCATAGGCCTCCGGCATGGCGATGCCCAGCCAGCCGGCGTCGGCCAGCGAGCGGTAGAAATCCTCGGGAAAGACGCCCGACTGATCGCGCTCCAGCCAGTACTCGTCCGGGAACTGCGAGCAGTGCTTGAGGATCGCCTCGCGGATGTTCTGCTGGTCCTGGGTGAAGGAGAAATCCACGGCTTTGCGACCTTGTTTCGGGGCAATTGGGCTGCGTCGGCGGGTAGCAGCCGTGGCCGGGCGCCACAACGACCCGGCCGGCACATATCGCCTGTGCGGAGGGCAAGCCGATGGATTTAGGCCGCCCATTGGCCTAGCCGCTATAGGGCGGTTAGGGAGCTATAAGTGGACAAGAAACCTCGGGGCTCAGGCCCCCTGTCCGGCGTACGCGTGATCGACCTGACCAGCATGGTCTTCGGCCCCTACGCCACCCAGATCATGGCCGACATGGGCGCCGACGTGATCAAGGTCGAGCCGCCCTCGGGCGACGCCACGCGCTATATCTCGGTCGGCCCGACGCCCGACCTGGCCGGCGTGTTCGTCAACGTGAACCGCGGCAAGCGCAGCATCGTGCTGGACCTGCAGAGCGACGACGGCAAGGCGGGCTTGCGCGCCCTGCTGGAACAGGCCGACGTCTTCATCCACTCGATGCGGTCCAAGGCCATCGCCAAGCTGGGCTTCGACTACGACAGCGTCGCGAAGCTGAATCCGTCGATCGTCTACACCAACTGCTACGGCTACGGCCGCGAGGGGCCCGAGCGCGATCAGCCGGCCTATGACGACACCATCCAGGCCGAGTGCGGCCTGACCGCCGTCCAGCAGATGCTGACGGGCGAGGCCAACTATGTCGGCACCATCGTCGCCGACAAGGTGGCGGGCCTGACCGCCCTCTACGCCACCACCATGGCCCTGTTCCACCGCGAGCGGACCGGCGAGGGCCAGGAGGTCGAGATCGGCATGTTCGAGACCATGGCCTCGTTCATGCTGGTCGAGCACGCCAACGGCGCGATGTTCGATCCGCCGCTCGGCCCGGCGCACTATCCGCGCGTGGTGGCCGCCAACCGCAAGCCCTACCGCACCAAGGACAGCCACGTTTCGGCGCTGATCTACAACGACAAGCACTGGGCGCTGTTCGTCGAGGCGGTGAAGCCCGCCTGGGCCGACGCGGGGATGGCGACGCTGAACGAGCGCGCCCGCCAGATCGACCGCATCTACGGCCTGCTGGCGGAAACCTTCCTGGAGCGCACGACGGCCGAATGGCTGGACCTGCTGCGCAGGCTGGGCATCCCGGCCGCGCCGCTGCGCACCCCCGACGAGCTGTTCGACAACCCCCACCTGAACGCCGTCGGCTTCTTCGAGACCGTGGACTCGCCCCGGGGCAAGATCCGCTTCCCGGGCGTCCCGACCACCTTCTCGGCGACGCCGGGCAAGGTCCACGGCCCCGCGCCCGAGCTGGGCGAACATACGCGGCAAATCCGCGACGAGTTCGGCCTGAACGCGGCCGACCACGCCAAGACCGGGAGTGACAAGTGATGGGCGTTTTGTCAGGCAAGGTCGCCGTGGTGACCGGCGCCAGCCGCGGCATCGGCAAGGGCATCGCCCTGGCCCTCGCCGAGGCCGGCGCCACCGTCTACGTCACGGGTCGGACGGTGAACGCGGGCGAGCATCCCCTGCCCGGTACGGTCGGCGAGACCGCGCTGGAGTGCGATCGCCGGGGCGGCAAGGGCGTCGCCGTCCAGGTCGACCACGCCAACGACGACCAGGTCGCCGCCCTGTTCGCCCAGGTCGAGCGCGAGCAAGGCCGGCTGGACATCCTGGTCAACAACGCCTTCGCCCTGCCCGAGGACCTGACCGAGCCCAAGCCCTTCTGGGAAAAGCCGCTGTCGAACTGGGAGATGGTCGACGTCGGCGTACGCTCCAACTACGTGGCGGCCTGGCACGCGGCCAAGATCATGACGCCCCGGAAGTCCGGGCTGATCGTGGCCATCTCGGGCTATGTCGGCGTGACCTACACCTATGGCGTGGTGTTCGGCACGTGCAAGTCGGCGGTCGACCGCATGGCGCGCGACATGGCCATCGAGCTGAAGCCCTTCGACATCGCCTCGGTCTCGCTGTGGCAGGGCCTGACCTTCACCGAGCGCGCCGAGCGCAACATCGCCGCCAATCCGGCCATGAAGCAGAGCGTCGTCACCAATCCGCTGGTCGGCTGTTCGCCGGAGTTTCCGGGCCGGGTGATCGTGGCCCTGGCCAGCGATCCCAAGGTGATGAGCCGCTCGGGCGCCACCTACATCACCGCCGAGCTGGCCCAGGACTACGGGGTCACCGACATCGACGGCAAAGTCATCCCGTCGCTGCGCGAACAGCGCGGCTCGCCGATCTGGCAAGCGATCTAGGAGCACGACATGAGCAGCGACACCGACAAGCTGGCCCGCCTGAGCGGGCTGCTGGACCGCCAGGACATCCACGACGCCCTGACCCGCTTCAGCCGGGGCATGGACCGTTTCGATCGCGAGACGTTCCTGTCGGCCTTCCACGCCGACGCCGAGATCGCCGCCGGCACGTTCGTGGGCCAGCCCGACGCCCTCTACGACTGGGCGCGCAACATGCACGACATCGGCCAGTCGGCCACGCACCACGCGCTGCTGAACCACAGCTGCGACCTGGACGGCGACACCGCCCACACCGAGACCTACTACCTGTTCGCCGCGCGCAATCGCGACGACAGCAACTGGATCGCCGGGGGCCGCTATATCGACCGGTTCGAACGCCGCGACGGCGCCTGGAAGATCGCGGTGCGCAGCACGGTGATCGAATGGTCGGGCGTGCTGCCGACCATGCCGATCCCCTTCGGCGACGTGCCAGGCATCCACCTCAACGGCGTGGCCTCGCGCGGCCCGGACGATCTGTCCTACCGCCGCCCGCTGACCAACCTGCGCGAGCCGAACGTTCCGGCCTGACCTCTCGACTCCAACATTCCGGCGAAGGCCGGGATGTTGGGCAGTGGGGGGTTGTTGAGGCAGATCAAGCCAAGGCGGCCGCGGTCATCGGGGCGGCGATATCGGCGGAGGACAAGGCGGGTTCGCTTGCGCAGCGTCACCCACGGATTACCACTGTCCTCAAAACGCGATAGGTGAGGTTACCCCATGGCTGACGGTGCAATGGCAGCGGAACGCCCCGTGCCGTTCTCGGTGGAAAATCCCGAGCGGATCCCGTCGCGACGCTATTTCGACGAAGAATTCTACCGCCTCGAGGGCGAGCATCTGTGGCCGCACGTCTGGCAGATGGCTTGCCGGCTGGAGCAGATCCCCAATGTCGGCGACTGGGTGGAGTACACCATCCTGGGCAGGTCGGTGATCGTCGTGCGCGGCAAGGAGGGCGTGAAAGCCTTCCACAACGCCTGCCGTCACCGCGGCGTGCCGCTGGTCGAGGAAGGGGGGCATGGCAACTGCAAGACGCCCGGCTTCATCTGCCCCTTCCACGGCTGGCGCTGGAACACCGAGGGCCAGAACACCTTCGTCTACGGCAAGCACATGTTCAGCGAGTCCCAGCTGGACCAGGCCGACCTGGCGCTGAAGCCTTGCCGCGTCGAGCTGTGGGGCGGCTGCGCCTTCATCAATTTCGACGACGACGCTCCATCGTTCCGCGACACGATCGGCCCGGTGGCCGACCGGATCGAAGCGCACGGCATGAGCAAGCTGAAGTCGGAATGGTGGTACGCCACCGTCCTGCCGGCCAACTGGAAGGTGGCGATGGAAGCCTTCATGGAAGGCTACCACGTCATGCGCACGCATCCGCAGCTGCAGCAGGCCGCGCCGATGCTCTACAACATGATGTACGGCATGGACACCGGCGGCATCGGCCTGCCGATCGACCCCAACATGACCGTGCGCCAGAACATCGCCGCGCAGATCAAGCACCTGGGGCTGCTGA
The window above is part of the Caulobacter soli genome. Proteins encoded here:
- a CDS encoding aromatic ring-hydroxylating oxygenase subunit alpha, which encodes MADGAMAAERPVPFSVENPERIPSRRYFDEEFYRLEGEHLWPHVWQMACRLEQIPNVGDWVEYTILGRSVIVVRGKEGVKAFHNACRHRGVPLVEEGGHGNCKTPGFICPFHGWRWNTEGQNTFVYGKHMFSESQLDQADLALKPCRVELWGGCAFINFDDDAPSFRDTIGPVADRIEAHGMSKLKSEWWYATVLPANWKVAMEAFMEGYHVMRTHPQLQQAAPMLYNMMYGMDTGGIGLPIDPNMTVRQNIAAQIKHLGLLSEGMAGMVHAKEVEIAKQLADVELPEDPAQAVMMWYGILNHQITTQLRAKGEDVPDLNGVAVSDPINAVEFLFPNYFLLPMFSSMSSYRIRPLGPESCLFELWSLTHVADGVEHKTPMEPTLLPYDSQEFPPIPRQDYSNIPIQQKGMHAAGFDYMRLSKDIEGLISNYNRIIDGHLKGVAPDKLASATNLLGGNFDGKILDLGF